A segment of the Bacillus pseudomycoides genome:
TAAAACCAAGCTCATCAAAAAGAGAAGTTGTCATACCAACTTCTCTTCCTCCTTCTTTCATCAATACAGACAAGGTATACCTCTTTATACCCCTTACTTCCTCACCGATACGCCAACAGTCCGTTGGCTTTTTTTCTTAAGAAATACGAGAGCGTAAATATGCATCAATAAATGTATCAATTTCTCCATCCATAACGGCCTGTACATTACCAACTTCTGTATTTGTACGATGATCTTTTACTAAAGAGTATGGATGGAATACGTAAGAACGAATTTGACTACCCCAGCCAATTTCTTTTTGTTCACCACGAATTTCATCTAACTCTGCTTGCTGTTCTTCTAATTTCTTTTGATATAATTTTGCTTTTAACATTTTCATTGCATGCTCACGGTTTTTAATTTGTGAACGTTCTGATTGACATGTTACAACTATATTCGTTGGCGTATGCGTGATACGAACTGCGGAATCCGTTGTATTAACGTGCTGTCCACCTGCACCACTTGCGCGATACGTATCTATTTTTAAATCTTCTGTACGTACTTCAATTTCAACTTCATCATTGAATTCAGGTACAACTTCACAAGATACGAACGATGTATGACGACGGCCTGAAGAATCGAACGGTGAAATACGTACAAGACGATGCACACCTTTCTCAGCTTTCAAGTAGCCATATGCGTTATGTCCTTTAATTAATAGCGTAACGCTCTTGATCCCAGCTTCATCACCTGGTAGATAATCAACTGTCTCCACTTTAAATCCGCGCTTTTCAGCCCATCTTGTGTACATACGTAATAGCATAGAACCCCAGTCTTGTGACTCTGTTCCACCTGCACCTGGATGCAGTTCTAAAATAGCATTATTTTTATCATACGGATCGCTTAATAATAACTGAAGCTCATACTCATTCATTTCTTGAATTAAAGATTTCACTTCAGATTCTAGCTCTTCATGTAAATCCTCATCATATTCTTCTTTTAAAAGTTCATGAGTCACTTCTAAGTTTTCAAACGTTTCATCTAACTGTCGAAACTTCCCAACCATATCTTTTAGTACATTTGCTTCATTAATAACTGTTTGCGCCCCTTGTTGGTCATCCCAAAAACCAGCGCCCATCATTGTTTCTTCTAATTCTGCAATACGTTTTTCCTTTACAGGGAGGTCAAAGAGACCCCCTAAAAGCCGCTAATCTCTTAGCCATTTTTTCTAATTCTTGCCTAATTTCCACTAATTCCATGCTCTTCACCTCTATGTAATTGCTTTCACTTTTTATATAAAACAAGGGAAACTCTCTCCGCTTATTACAGAGAGAGTTTGTCCCTTCTTATTATATGGATATTCTTAAAAATTTTCCATTTCGGAAGTGAATCTTTACTTGCTGAACAGTCGGAGCCTCATTCGCTTTTCTTATTTGTCCAGCCACAGCAGCTAGAATGTTCGGTGACTTCACGCCTTCCCCCTCACATTCTGAGCGAGCTGCTTCCGCTTTTCCTTATTTCCCAATACCACAGCAGTTTTTATATTTTTGGCCACTGCCACATTTGCATAGATCGTTACGTCCGATTTGGTCACCTTTTACGACTGGTTTCTTTTTCACTTCTTCACCGTCATCTTTTGGATGAACCGCTTCACCTTGAGCTACCTCTTGGCGCTCTAAGTTTTGTTCGATTTCTGCTTTCATAATGTAACGAGAAATCTCTTCTTCAATGGCAGCAATCATTGATTCAAACATAGCGAATCCTTCCATTTGGTATTCACGCAGTGGGTCAATTTGACCGTAAGCACGTAAATGAATACCTTCGCGAAGATGATCCATTGCATCGATATGATCCATCCATTTCGTATCAACAACGCGGAATACAACAACCTTTTCAAATTCACGCATTTGTTCTTCTGGTAAAATCTTTTCTCTTTCATCATATCGCTCGATTAGCTTCGCAATGATTGGTTCACTCATTTCCTCCGGCGCAAGACGGCGTAATTCCTCTTCTTTTACATCTCCTTCTGTAAGAAGGTTTGTATTTAAGTAGTCAATTAGACCTTTTATGTTCCAATCTTCTTCAATTTCATCTTGTGTATGAAGAGCAACGGCACGTTCTACAGTAGATTTCATCATCCCTTCGATAATACCTCGTAAGTTTTCAGATTCCATTACCTCTTGACGTTGTTTATAAATCACTTCACGTTGTTGGCGAAGTACATCGTCATATTGCAAGAGTTGTTTACGTGCATCGTAGTTGTTTCCTTCTACACGTTTTTGTGCAGATTCTACAGCACGAGAAACCATTTTACTTTCAATTGGCTGTGAATCATCCATACCAAGGCGATCCATCATTGTTTTCATATTATCAGAACCGAAGCGGCGCATTAGTTCATCTTCCATTGATAAGTAGAACTGCGTCACACCAGGGTCTCCTTGACGACCAGAACGACCACGTAACTGATTATCAATACGACGACTTTCATGACGTTCTGTACCGATAACCGCTAAGCCACCAGCTTCTTTTACACCTTCGCCTAGTTTAATGTCTGTACCACGACCAGCCATGTTTGTTGCAATCGTTACAGAGCCTTTGAATCCTGCTTCTGTAATAATATCCGCTTCACGTGCATGGTTTTTCGCATTCAAGACGTTATGACGTACACCTTTACGTGTTAACATATTTGAAATAAGCTCAGATGTTTCAATCGCAACTGTACCAACAAGAACTGGTTGTCCTTGTTT
Coding sequences within it:
- the prfB gene encoding peptide chain release factor 2 (programmed frameshift) → MELVEIRQELEKMAKRLAAFRGSLDLPVKEKRIAELEETMMGAGFWDDQQGAQTVINEANVLKDMVGKFRQLDETFENLEVTHELLKEEYDEDLHEELESEVKSLIQEMNEYELQLLLSDPYDKNNAILELHPGAGGTESQDWGSMLLRMYTRWAEKRGFKVETVDYLPGDEAGIKSVTLLIKGHNAYGYLKAEKGVHRLVRISPFDSSGRRHTSFVSCEVVPEFNDEVEIEVRTEDLKIDTYRASGAGGQHVNTTDSAVRITHTPTNIVVTCQSERSQIKNREHAMKMLKAKLYQKKLEEQQAELDEIRGEQKEIGWGSQIRSYVFHPYSLVKDHRTNTEVGNVQAVMDGEIDTFIDAYLRSRIS